The sequence TAACAAAGGAAGTTTCGCTTGAACCATTGAATCTCTTGATGTGTGATAAACCAGGTCAGTTTGAATCTTATCATGAAATATACCACCGtacaataaatcaaaattgaaacgATTTGTTCATGGCAATTCCAATTTGGTTTGATTTTCAGGTTGTTCATCAGGTTGTGTTTGCAAAGTAAGTGAAGAAAATACATTAGCGACCGCAGACATTCCACCACCTTTAAAGAAAGAGAATTGCGACAAAGAATATTGCAGGTTGGGATGTATTTGTGACAGTTTGTTCGCTAGTTCTACGAAGAAATTTGGCTCAGTTTGCTCAAAGCGCGAATGTCGATTCCGTTGTAAGTGCAACGTAAACGACATGTTCAATCCAGAATTTACAGGCGAAAATTCAAACGACATTCAGGATAAAGATTCGACTCATCTGCGTCGACCGCGACAATCTTACAAAAACGAGGACAGCGAAGATTATGATCGATTCCTGCGATGTCAACGAAAAGCGCAAGGTATCGAAGACGAGGGCGACCAGCAGCGGTATTCTGGATTGAAACGAGAACGACGCCTCACATCGAAGAAGAGAGATCTCATCTACTACGATGAGATGGTCAAATACGAAATAATGCACGCTTCATGGAAGAAGAAAAAGGTACGATCAACAAATCGATCtccattttcatctatttacCATTTTTTTGCTGGTTCAAAAGTGGAATCTTTaagatattcaatatttcttttttgtagTTACTTACGCAGGGTTCTTCGACTTCACCATTGACCTCCACAATGTCAACCCTGGTAACAGAAATGGAAGCCCCAAGTTTCAAGCCAAAAATGCAGAGAAAAAGTCAAATAACTACAAATATTGAGGAACCCATTATGGTATGTGTATTCAGCAAACAAATAAAGAGTCTTGTATTGTTTTGCTTATTATTGTTTTGCTgttatattatttattattttccagGACGATAATCCATCATACTACACATGTGCTAGAGTGCATTATTATAGACGTAAAGCAAGGTACAAAATAAATGAGCATATAATATTGTCTGTTGAGAAAATGTTGTCTTTCTGTCAACcttatgaatgattttatcCTCTTGTAGGGACTTTGTGTTGCAATGTACTTGTCGTAATCATGGAGTTGATGGAAGTTGTAAACGTGACCATCGGCAACAACAAGTAGCAACTGAGGATAATCCGCCTGAACTGGAGCCGGAGAGAGAGTCAACTGTAatagaagaaacaaaagaatcCGAACCAGTGCAAGATAACGTTGCAATATCGGCTTCAAAACCAACTGACAGTGAActtgaaatcaaaatgtctTCTGAGGAGAACAGCTCTGATTTTACCGATCATTTTAATAAGAGTGAAATAAAAAAGGAATATTTACCACCTGGATTCTCCAGACAAATGATGCTTTTACAACCGAAGCAACGACAAGCGACTGGGGAACCATTGATGAATAGCGAACCTCATTTACTGGAAATACTCAGTAACTGTCAATGGGACAAGATACGCTCTCACCTTCTTAGCTATGTGGCTCAACAAGTTCGCGGAAGGATCTACCCTCAAACGGCAAAAATCAGTTACAATAATTATCTCATAGATGTGCTCCCTAAATCGGTGAAACCAACTAAAATTCCACCTCATCTTCGCTCGACGTTACCAAAAAAAATGTTTGCTATCCGGCTGTTAGTACGAGAGGCAACAAGTGTATCAGCTAAAATAGGCTACAGCGCTCTTCGTGTAAAATCTGAATTAACAACCTCATATCCAGCTACTGAAAGCCCAAATATCCCAAAGTCTAAAAATGATGATGCTAATGACACAGTTGGAGGTGCTGCAACACTTGAAAATGAATGTGATTCCAACAGTCCAACAAAACCTGAGAATATGGATGTAGACAATAGTAAATCTACTGAAAGAAAACAAGTAGATATCAAGATGGAAAATAAGATTAAAGATGCGAAGGATTTGAGTCAAAAAGTAGAAGAGATTGAAGgcgaaaataatgatgaaaaacagATCAAAATTAGCATCGAGTTGTTAAAAGAGCTTAATGAGAGAGGTCGTAAAGATGATAAAGCACATCCATCTAGTGAGGCTCTTGAACAAACTTTATCTCCACCAGCCGACTCTGCTAGCAGTACACCAACAACAACATCTACTCCAACAACAACTTCTCTCAATATTTTATCTGCAGCAAATGCATCGGATTCAACTGggaaatcaattaaaaaattgaaCATTGTTACGAAGTCTCTCATTCAACCTGGAATATTTAACAAACAGAAACAGCTTTTGACGATGCAAGGTTCATTTTTCCCGACTCCTTCTACGTCAGCGACGAGTGTGGATGATGTTCCTTCTACACTTGTGCCCCATCTTCAGCAGCAACTCAATTCTGATCAGCCATTTATCAAAACGATGGCGTTCGTGAATTTGCCTCTTCATATAAAATGTGTTTTGAAGTCGCAAATGGGAAATGTCTTACCACCGGGGACACATGTAAATGATTTACTGGCTTTAGTGAAAGTTCGGAATCCTGATGAGAAAATCACCAATAAGACATTTACTCCTGATATGGTAAAAGGACTTGCTTTAGTTCATCATTCAATTCAGTCATCCTCAACTACAATCAGTTCTGATGCGTCTGCGTCTGCTTCATCTATATCTAATACAGCGGCAATGTCAGCATCACAGAAACTCTTCAATACCAGTTCTCAAGAAAACAATAGTACCGGTAATACCTCCAACAACATCAACAGTGCTGCTGATAATTTGGGTAATTACAGATTTAGGATTTGTGGTGGCCAGATAGTTGACAGTAATGCCATGGGAAAGGAACAAGAATCAAAGAAATTAACATCAGCCAGAGACTCATTAAGTTCTGCTCTTTCTCAGATCAGCAATGAAGTTTTGGGCAACCAAAAACCAGCAACGTTTCAACCGATTTTGCCGCCTATCAATAGAAGTGCGTTGAAGAGAATTTCACTTATTGGACCAACATTTGCGACTTTAGAATCACAACCAGCTCCTCCTGTTGTTCCACAGAAAGGAACGAAATCTAAGAGAAAAGAGAAATTGGCAGTTCGACATTTCgttactgatgatgatgatctcgGATCGGCTGTTGGAAGTGAAATGCCAATTGATGTTCATACGAATCTTGTGCTTGagaaaaagattaaaaaattCTTCCAACGAGATATGTATGTGCAGATGGTTTCACATGAGACTGAGGATATCGATGTTGATATTGAAGGTTTGGATTTAGAAGAGTCCTGTAATGAACCACTTGTTAAGAAGTTTAAAGAAGAGGTCAAAATTGCTAAAGATGATTCCTCAGTTGACTCTAATGTATCATCTTCGTGCACACTTCACAAAGTTATACAGGTTATCCAACGAAAGAAACGTCCATGGTTAAAACCATCTCTTTATGATGAGGAAATAAACCCAAAAACTGTTGTTGTTAGATATGACGATGTTCTTAATCAACAAAATAGCGTCAAAAGCAGCTGCCTTCCACCGCCGTGTAAGAAGCTTAAATTATCACAAAAATCTGCTACTTCCGCCAGTCCTGCACCTTCTATTGGTGAGAAATCAATTGATGATTATATAGATTCCGACGTGGATATATGTAACTCGAGTGATGATGGGAAGGATAAAGCGCTTTCTAATGCGAAACATTCATCTCATCTCAGAGCTGCTCTCATTGGTAATGCACCTTCCAAAAACCAGGTGAGTTTTTCATTGGCATTTACGATGTTGCTGCAAATTTGTATAATCATCAATTCTTCTTGATGAGTTAggtgttgaattgaatttgacatAGTCCTGGTGCTTATTTACATTTTACTTACCTTGTGATTTGGTTGTTTTTTGCAAGATCAACGCAGAGTCTGGTGGTTTCCAAAAAATTGTATTCAAAGATCATGTTTCCAAATCAGTACCACAAAGTAATCGAGATGAAAATCCAAGAGAGGGACATAATTTTCGGTAAATAATTTTCGGTTTCCAACCTATTTTACCTACGgtatatttcagtttttagCATGGTCACCTTTAATGAACCTTAGTctcataaaattgatttgattctttGACTCAAGTCACTCACTGGAAATACTCTAAACTCACAGTTGTGACACTGATATATAGAAAGATGACTGGGGTTACAGTGTTTGATATCCTTTTCCTTTTATAGATATCCAATTGATCCAGCTTTGATAATTTGGTAATTTTGACAAtctaattaaattatttaTGACAGGGAATTTTGCTTGAATGAATACTTACGGATCAAAATTGCTTTGATAGATTATGTTGTGCCATCACTGAGCAAAGTTCACTGTACATTATTCATGTTGCTTTTAGTTTCGTTGCCaagtttttcaacatttttgggTTTATTGTTGTAATTATTTGTTTCTGTTAGCTTAGAAAACCCATGTTTTGTTTATGTTTTCATTGGAATGTCGTCGGTACTGGTATTATAATTCTTAAATTTTTTCTTGTCTTCAGGGAGCGAGAAAGGAGAAAAGACTTGGCGAAGAGATTTTCTGACTTAGCTGAATGTCTTGGAGAAAGAAATGGTGGTAAACAAAATCTATTGGAGAAGGTATTGATTCAGTTGTAAATGTAGTTATTTTTTAGAATGTTAAAAGTAGTTTCATCAAACTGAATTCTTTTTTAGGCTGTGAAAAGGGTTAAGCAACTCCAACTACAGGATGCCTCGCTGCGGAGAGAATTGGCAAAGCAGAAGATTACAACTGTACATCTTGTCACAAAATTAAGACATTTGATAGGTACATTTTCCTGAATGCCCTTTAACttaatcattatttcttttattcGAGGTAAATCTGAGATTCTGAAAACTTATCAATTGCAGGTGATCAGACTGATTCCAGCAAAAGAATCACATTTTCCGAAACAATCTTATACACGAAAGAAATACTGGGTAATTGTGCTTTAGAAATGTTGAAAAGTGATAGCTTCGACAAAGAATATCAAGAAGAGATGATGAACCAGGGAAAATTGGATTGTGTAatgaaaccattttcagaaaattcagagATAAGGCTTTCTGCTAAACCTCGTGCCAAATCAACAGGTAATCAACCTACAGAACAATTAGTGAAAGATCCACTGGAAAAACGCCCTTCTACACAACCGCCCGTGTCATCAATGACATTACCGTTACTGATACCAGTTTCCCCTGATAGAAATGAATCCACACCTGATGGCTCATTGTGCTCCAATATAGTTTCTAAAACTCAAATGTCTTTATCTAAAAATCCTGAAGATGAAGAGGTCTGTGTGATGAAAGAGATTTTCAAAGTAGCTGATGAtgttgatattgatgatgatgataatgtcgTAAATGCTGATGATGTTATACCAGATACCAGCAGTAAAGTAAACGATGTGAATGATTCTGAAACCAAGGGTCAATCGATTTTTAACATCAATCTTGAAGATTTGAAACAAGGAAAGCTGGAATCTGTAAGTTCAGCACTTGCGGCAATAGCTGAAGATCTAGAACTGCCACTAGATACTAGTAGCACAAGTGAGGATCTAACAGAAGTTATTGAATCAAGTGAGAATGTGGTTGATAACAGTAAGGAATGCAGTAGTATATCATCTGTTCAGATAGAATGTTCAGAGGATTCTGAGACCCAGATTGAAAGTAATGAggaaaattgtgaaaataataaatattatGATATCGCACAAGTGAAAACAAGTGTCGGGAAAGAATTGAATATCAGTTATAATGATAGTTTTGAAGAAGAGAGTCTAGCAGGAGAGAGTCTAACTTCTATCGAAAATCCTGCTAAAAGTACGGTCGAGTTACTGAAGAATATATCAGAATCCTCCGCAGAACCAAACATTGACAGCGTTGTAACTGGTTGCGGGGAAGAAATGAATATAAGTAATGATGAAAGTGTTGGAGAGGAGAGTCTGGTATCGACTTCTATTAAAAATCCTGCTGAAAGTGCAGACGAGTTACGGAGGAATACATCAGAATCTTCTGCAGAACCGAATGTAAGCGGCGTTCaggaaaaaatgaatatgaataatgatgaaAGTACAGCGTCAACTTCTCTTGGGAATCCTGCTGAAAGTTTGGGACATTTACTGAAGAATACATCAGGACCTGCTGCAGAACCAGTCATTGACAATGATGTAACTAGTTGCTGGGAAGAAATTAATATGAGTAATGATGAAAGTGTTGAAGAAGAGAGTCTTGTATCAACTTCTATTGAAAATCCTGCTGAAAGTTTGGTGGAGTTAATCAAGAATACATCAGAATCCTCTGCAGAACCAATCATTGACAAGGTTGTAGCCAGTATTAACACTGAGAATGAAGATGTAAGCGGGATATCTGCTGCACCCGACGCAGAAACCTTACTCTCAAAGGAAATATTGGCTGAGGGAACATCTCCAGTGTCTACAGCTGAAGCAGTAGCCAAGCCATTCCTAGAAGATGTTCCGAATAATGTGGAAGAAACTTCACCAGCGTTTGATACAAAATCGCCTCAATATGCTGAACATACCAATACCAAACCTCCTGAGCTGGTAACGAAATCAGATAAAATGTTGactcaaactgaaaatagGATATGCACCTCTGAAGATACTTCATGTTCTAGTAAAAGTGATGAGGAAGTTCGTTCTATCTGCAGTGGTCAGTTGCAAGACAATTTGAATAGAATCGCCGAAAAGTGTATCAAGAAAATCATTTCACAAACTAAGAATATTGAGGCAACTGTAAGGGATGATGTGAAACCCGACACCGAAGGTGATGTTGATCGATGTAAAGTAACGGAACCGCCTATAAATACTGATGAGAATGCTGTTGGTTGTAATATTGCTGTAAGTGAAACTGGTAATCTGGTGATAAATCGTCAGTCAATGgataatacaatttctaaatcaactgGTGCTACAGTAACATCTGCTAGTGTGCTTACTACCCCTCGGGTTCTCGCAGTCGTGAAGGGCGGTCAGATACTACAGTTGACGCAGACTCTTCCAAGTGATAGAAAACCATCCAGTAAATCTGATCTTGCAAAGCAGGGAGGAAacttatttaaatcatttggAACTTCTGGGACGCAGTCGTTGTTATTACCAGTAAAACCACCAACTTCATCTGCGAGTAAGGTATTCATAAGTACAACTAGTCCAACAAATCAGTTATTGCTGCAACCACTGAGTTTACTTCCTAATCCATTAAGTAAATCTGTTACTCCTGGAACAAAGTCTGTATTGACTACTTCTCCATTTAATCCTGCAACAAAGTTGGCTATAGGAGTTGCCCCTTCAGGTAATCCTGGGATGAAGCCATGTGTAGTGGCTTCTACTGTAGCTACTTCTGGAAGTAAGCAGTCTGTTGTGGCATTTACTGTAGGTACTTCTGGGGTTAGGTCAGCCATGTCTGCTGCTACTGTAAGCACGTCTGGGATGAAGCATTCTACCGTGACTTCAACTTCTGGTACTTCTGGAACAAAGCCAACTGTAGTGGCTTCTGTTGTAGGCACTTCTGTAATGAAGCAATCTGTAGTGGCATCTACAGTAGGTACTCCTGGGTTAAAACCAACAATAGTGGCTTCCATTATTCCTGTTTCTCCTGGAACTAAGCCAAATGTTATCGCTTCTACTTCAGTTCCAATTGGATTTAAGCCCAATGTAGGGAATTCTACTGCCTTAACAGAATTTAAACCGTCTTTAGTTACTACTAGAAGAACGTCTGAAGACAAGTCTATCATAGGTCAGACAATCTCTTTGGATGAAACGAAGCGTCGAGATGTTTTAGTAGTTGATGAAGCTAAAGATCAAATGTATGTAGAAAGTAAGAGAGATAAAATTGAACTTATCAAtcaaattgttaaatctaCCACAAATTCACAAAATGTCGGTAACAAAATTATGAGACCTATTAAAAGTGATGCGGCGTTCACAGTTGTTAAACAGAATGGAGGTAAAGCTACTGTTGTAACGGACAAATGTGCCATTGAAGTTAAAATCCATGGTATTGGCGATAATTCCAAAGATCCATTGACTCCATCTCAACTTCAAACTGCGATCAATGCCGCTAAAACCTATCTGTCATGGCAGAAACAAAATGTGACAAAAACTGTTGGTAAAGATTCGACAGTTCAGTCGGTGACGATTA is a genomic window of Tubulanus polymorphus chromosome 5, tnTubPoly1.2, whole genome shotgun sequence containing:
- the LOC141906496 gene encoding uncharacterized protein LOC141906496, whose translation is MNRKKKRKTFDFVNKTIKKTDMVHKKRMHKYEKHLIQELEKIVKSTGKQRRRGSAKGKDPEITKVKAWKNRVIDSSSLGDTFQLYETRLKPATEELLEKKAQRKYPPFKYLNLVEDDRSDDVSSSDMVVKKPLAPSRWLFDFLKDGVKIEDDNRPILPEDVILSDDEIVNAEQDHGTEPISENQPNLVVSHTLSTELDEKKQKQLQDVLMFKEKLASARSKLQSQLSVTCAEAVVQPIFEPVVEALVEPVLEPALEPVVEPVVTDYLSHKFPNLWHIDRMEMVTLTETMSMKALTALECPSAVGSAHQAVKRRKLDNSVNFHTGDDESNNEISDNQSPSPPNLTKEVSLEPLNLLMCDKPGCSSGCVCKVSEENTLATADIPPPLKKENCDKEYCRLGCICDSLFASSTKKFGSVCSKRECRFRCKCNVNDMFNPEFTGENSNDIQDKDSTHLRRPRQSYKNEDSEDYDRFLRCQRKAQGIEDEGDQQRYSGLKRERRLTSKKRDLIYYDEMVKYEIMHASWKKKKLLTQGSSTSPLTSTMSTLVTEMEAPSFKPKMQRKSQITTNIEEPIMDDNPSYYTCARVHYYRRKARDFVLQCTCRNHGVDGSCKRDHRQQQVATEDNPPELEPERESTVIEETKESEPVQDNVAISASKPTDSELEIKMSSEENSSDFTDHFNKSEIKKEYLPPGFSRQMMLLQPKQRQATGEPLMNSEPHLLEILSNCQWDKIRSHLLSYVAQQVRGRIYPQTAKISYNNYLIDVLPKSVKPTKIPPHLRSTLPKKMFAIRLLVREATSVSAKIGYSALRVKSELTTSYPATESPNIPKSKNDDANDTVGGAATLENECDSNSPTKPENMDVDNSKSTERKQVDIKMENKIKDAKDLSQKVEEIEGENNDEKQIKISIELLKELNERGRKDDKAHPSSEALEQTLSPPADSASSTPTTTSTPTTTSLNILSAANASDSTGKSIKKLNIVTKSLIQPGIFNKQKQLLTMQGSFFPTPSTSATSVDDVPSTLVPHLQQQLNSDQPFIKTMAFVNLPLHIKCVLKSQMGNVLPPGTHVNDLLALVKVRNPDEKITNKTFTPDMVKGLALVHHSIQSSSTTISSDASASASSISNTAAMSASQKLFNTSSQENNSTGNTSNNINSAADNLGNYRFRICGGQIVDSNAMGKEQESKKLTSARDSLSSALSQISNEVLGNQKPATFQPILPPINRSALKRISLIGPTFATLESQPAPPVVPQKGTKSKRKEKLAVRHFVTDDDDLGSAVGSEMPIDVHTNLVLEKKIKKFFQRDMYVQMVSHETEDIDVDIEGLDLEESCNEPLVKKFKEEVKIAKDDSSVDSNVSSSCTLHKVIQVIQRKKRPWLKPSLYDEEINPKTVVVRYDDVLNQQNSVKSSCLPPPCKKLKLSQKSATSASPAPSIGEKSIDDYIDSDVDICNSSDDGKDKALSNAKHSSHLRAALIGNAPSKNQINAESGGFQKIVFKDHVSKSVPQSNRDENPREGHNFRERERRKDLAKRFSDLAECLGERNGGKQNLLEKAVKRVKQLQLQDASLRRELAKQKITTVHLVTKLRHLIGDQTDSSKRITFSETILYTKEILGNCALEMLKSDSFDKEYQEEMMNQGKLDCVMKPFSENSEIRLSAKPRAKSTGNQPTEQLVKDPLEKRPSTQPPVSSMTLPLLIPVSPDRNESTPDGSLCSNIVSKTQMSLSKNPEDEEVCVMKEIFKVADDVDIDDDDNVVNADDVIPDTSSKVNDVNDSETKGQSIFNINLEDLKQGKLESVSSALAAIAEDLELPLDTSSTSEDLTEVIESSENVVDNSKECSSISSVQIECSEDSETQIESNEENCENNKYYDIAQVKTSVGKELNISYNDSFEEESLAGESLTSIENPAKSTVELLKNISESSAEPNIDSVVTGCGEEMNISNDESVGEESLVSTSIKNPAESADELRRNTSESSAEPNVSGVQEKMNMNNDESTASTSLGNPAESLGHLLKNTSGPAAEPVIDNDVTSCWEEINMSNDESVEEESLVSTSIENPAESLVELIKNTSESSAEPIIDKVVASINTENEDVSGISAAPDAETLLSKEILAEGTSPVSTAEAVAKPFLEDVPNNVEETSPAFDTKSPQYAEHTNTKPPELVTKSDKMLTQTENRICTSEDTSCSSKSDEEVRSICSGQLQDNLNRIAEKCIKKIISQTKNIEATVRDDVKPDTEGDVDRCKVTEPPINTDENAVGCNIAVSETGNLVINRQSMDNTISKSTGATVTSASVLTTPRVLAVVKGGQILQLTQTLPSDRKPSSKSDLAKQGGNLFKSFGTSGTQSLLLPVKPPTSSASKVFISTTSPTNQLLLQPLSLLPNPLSKSVTPGTKSVLTTSPFNPATKLAIGVAPSGNPGMKPCVVASTVATSGSKQSVVAFTVGTSGVRSAMSAATVSTSGMKHSTVTSTSGTSGTKPTVVASVVGTSVMKQSVVASTVGTPGLKPTIVASIIPVSPGTKPNVIASTSVPIGFKPNVGNSTALTEFKPSLVTTRRTSEDKSIIGQTISLDETKRRDVLVVDEAKDQMYVESKRDKIELINQIVKSTTNSQNVGNKIMRPIKSDAAFTVVKQNGGKATVVTDKCAIEVKIHGIGDNSKDPLTPSQLQTAINAAKTYLSWQKQNVTKTVGKDSTVQSVTITSQSPSTSQPTVKELYKFIRKLDEPETGGE